One window of Neptuniibacter halophilus genomic DNA carries:
- the fliP gene encoding flagellar type III secretion system pore protein FliP (The bacterial flagellar biogenesis protein FliP forms a type III secretion system (T3SS)-type pore required for flagellar assembly.), whose amino-acid sequence MNRAVPLLITLLGLALPGVVFAADTGIPALTLTTGEDGSTSYSVTLQVLALMTMLTFLPAMLMMMTSFARIIIVFAILRQALGLQQTPSNQIMVGMAMFLTLFIMTPVLDKVYVQAVQPYMNEDLNVFEAFQVASVPFRDFMMLQTRESDLELFMRISGTPAVETAEQIPFTVLVPAFVTSELKTAFQIGFMLFIPFLVIDLVVASVLMAMGMMMLSPVIISLPFKIMLFVLVDGWALVIGTLAASFGM is encoded by the coding sequence ATGAATAGAGCTGTTCCGCTGCTCATTACATTACTGGGGCTGGCGCTGCCGGGTGTGGTTTTTGCCGCAGACACAGGCATCCCTGCCCTGACCCTGACCACCGGAGAAGATGGTTCGACCAGTTACAGTGTGACACTGCAGGTGCTCGCACTCATGACCATGCTGACATTCCTGCCAGCGATGCTCATGATGATGACCTCTTTTGCCCGGATTATTATTGTTTTTGCAATCCTGCGTCAGGCGCTGGGTTTGCAGCAGACGCCGTCAAACCAGATTATGGTGGGGATGGCGATGTTTCTGACCCTGTTTATTATGACGCCGGTGCTGGATAAGGTTTATGTGCAGGCGGTGCAGCCGTACATGAATGAAGACCTGAATGTGTTTGAGGCGTTTCAGGTAGCCAGTGTGCCGTTCCGCGATTTTATGATGCTGCAGACCCGTGAAAGTGATCTTGAGCTGTTTATGCGCATCTCCGGTACGCCTGCGGTGGAAACCGCTGAGCAGATTCCCTTTACCGTGCTGGTGCCTGCATTTGTTACCAGTGAGCTGAAAACGGCTTTCCAGATCGGCTTTATGCTGTTTATTCCTTTTCTGGTGATTGATCTGGTGGTTGCCAGTGTCTTGATGGCAATGGGTATGATGATGCTGTCGCCGGTGATTATTTCCCTTCCGTTTAAGATCATGCTATTCGTCTTAGTGGATGGTTGGGCGCTGGTCATTGGCACGCTGGCGGCCAGCTTTGGTATGTAG
- the fliO gene encoding flagellar biosynthetic protein FliO — protein sequence MRALLILLLGCLVLPLQAAPSASSAQPALPAAYQEPFSAAAIGQLILGLLLVLAVIFLFFWLLRRFSGISPMAKNMQVLGVLPLSAREKAVLVKVGDKQLLLGVAPGRVNHLCSFEGEVVDTSEKPESFASRLGEALQRRQEKSTDE from the coding sequence ATGCGCGCGCTGCTTATCCTGCTATTGGGGTGCCTGGTATTGCCGTTGCAGGCAGCGCCGTCCGCATCCTCCGCCCAACCCGCCCTGCCAGCGGCTTATCAGGAGCCTTTTTCTGCTGCAGCGATTGGTCAGTTAATACTGGGTCTGTTACTGGTGCTGGCGGTGATTTTTCTGTTTTTCTGGTTGTTGCGCCGGTTTTCCGGCATCTCTCCGATGGCAAAGAATATGCAGGTGCTGGGCGTGCTGCCGCTGAGCGCCCGGGAGAAAGCCGTTCTGGTGAAAGTCGGGGATAAACAACTGTTGCTGGGGGTGGCGCCGGGCCGCGTCAATCACCTCTGTTCGTTTGAGGGTGAAGTGGTGGATACCTCAGAAAAGCCGGAAAGTTTTGCTTCCCGGCTGGGTGAGGCGTTGCAGCGGCGTCAGGAGAAAAGCACGGATGAATAG
- a CDS encoding flagellar basal body-associated FliL family protein, translated as MAEEQAQGGEDSGEKKSSKLKLIIIAVLALVIVGGGGAAAALFLMGGDEPAAEEAAAPSEPVKADAIYTKVRTMGGKPMFVVTLQSQDNRSHYMQLYVEAKSRDQAVADALTLHMPLIVSRLNSLYSTQDFRTLQSMEGKLALRESSVDLVREIMQEKIGKPGVETILFTNMVMQ; from the coding sequence ATGGCTGAAGAGCAGGCTCAAGGCGGCGAGGACAGTGGCGAGAAAAAGTCCTCCAAGCTGAAACTCATTATTATTGCGGTTCTGGCATTGGTGATTGTTGGCGGTGGCGGAGCTGCCGCCGCGTTGTTTTTAATGGGCGGTGATGAGCCTGCTGCTGAAGAGGCGGCAGCACCATCGGAACCGGTGAAAGCGGACGCAATTTATACCAAGGTGCGTACTATGGGAGGGAAGCCGATGTTTGTGGTAACCCTGCAGTCTCAGGACAACCGTTCGCACTATATGCAGCTTTATGTCGAAGCTAAAAGCCGTGATCAGGCGGTGGCTGATGCGCTGACTCTGCATATGCCGTTAATCGTTTCGCGTCTGAATAGTCTTTACAGTACGCAGGATTTCAGAACCCTGCAGTCGATGGAAGGTAAGTTGGCGCTACGCGAAAGCTCTGTCGATCTGGTACGTGAAATTATGCAGGAAAAGATTGGCAAGCCGGGCGTCGAAACCATTTTGTTCACCAATATGGTAATGCAATAG
- the fliM gene encoding flagellar motor switch protein FliM, with translation MSVKDLLSQDEIDALLHGVDDGDVETSEDAEVDEGEVRTYDLASHERIVRGRMPTLEMVNERFARYTRISLFNLLRRAADVTVGGVQVMKYGDYIHTLYVPTSMNLIRVNPLRGTALFIMDAKLVFKLVDNFFGGDGRHAKIEGREFTPTETRLIHKVLEQFFVDLEEAWSPVKELNFEHLGHEMNPAMANVINPTEVVVVSTFQVDLEGGSGEFHVAMPYSMLEPIRDLLVSGFQNSEDEKDERWQIALQRDILMARLPLEMTLARQEMTLRDVVELEAGDVIPIELPETFQLKANKVPVYNCTMGVSRGNLAVKIVSQIQRPK, from the coding sequence ATGTCGGTTAAAGATCTGCTTTCACAGGATGAGATTGATGCCCTTCTGCATGGCGTAGATGATGGCGACGTCGAGACATCCGAGGATGCTGAGGTTGATGAAGGCGAGGTTCGTACATATGACCTTGCCAGTCACGAACGAATTGTTCGTGGCCGTATGCCGACTCTGGAAATGGTCAACGAGCGTTTTGCCCGTTACACCCGTATCAGCCTCTTTAATCTGCTACGCCGCGCTGCCGACGTTACTGTTGGCGGTGTTCAGGTCATGAAGTACGGCGACTATATTCATACCCTTTACGTTCCCACCAGTATGAACCTGATCCGGGTTAATCCGCTGCGCGGTACTGCTCTGTTTATTATGGATGCGAAGCTGGTTTTCAAACTGGTGGATAACTTCTTTGGTGGTGACGGGCGGCACGCAAAAATTGAAGGGCGTGAATTTACCCCGACAGAAACCCGATTGATTCATAAAGTGCTCGAGCAGTTCTTTGTTGATCTTGAGGAGGCCTGGAGCCCGGTTAAAGAGCTGAACTTTGAGCACCTTGGCCACGAGATGAACCCGGCAATGGCAAACGTCATTAATCCGACTGAAGTGGTCGTGGTCAGTACGTTTCAGGTTGATCTGGAAGGTGGTTCGGGTGAGTTTCATGTGGCGATGCCTTATTCCATGCTGGAGCCGATCCGGGATCTGCTGGTGTCTGGCTTCCAGAACAGTGAAGATGAGAAAGACGAGCGCTGGCAGATTGCCCTGCAGCGGGATATTCTCATGGCCCGCCTGCCGCTTGAGATGACGCTGGCCAGACAGGAGATGACTCTGCGCGATGTTGTCGAACTGGAAGCGGGGGATGTGATCCCGATTGAACTGCCTGAAACCTTCCAGCTTAAAGCCAACAAGGTGCCGGTTTATAACTGCACCATGGGGGTGTCCAGGGGTAACCTTGCGGTTAAAATTGTCAGCCAGATTCAGCGCCCGAAATAG
- the fliN gene encoding flagellar motor switch protein FliN: MSDETEDQQALADEWAAAMEEQVTTEGSDVVDPDELLAATGVTSDSVELDELTDEGKPVSDPKLDVILDIPVTLSMEVGQTDIPISNLLQLNQGSVIELDRVAGEPLDVMVNGTLIAHGEVVVVNDRYGIRLTDVISPQERIKRLK, encoded by the coding sequence ATGAGTGATGAAACTGAAGACCAGCAAGCACTGGCTGATGAATGGGCTGCAGCGATGGAGGAGCAGGTCACTACAGAAGGTAGTGATGTTGTTGATCCTGATGAATTGCTGGCAGCAACCGGAGTTACCAGTGATTCGGTTGAGCTGGATGAGCTGACCGATGAAGGCAAACCTGTCTCTGATCCCAAATTGGATGTCATTCTCGATATTCCGGTGACCCTGTCGATGGAAGTAGGGCAGACCGATATCCCAATCAGTAACCTGCTGCAGCTTAATCAGGGCTCTGTTATTGAGCTGGACCGGGTGGCTGGTGAACCGCTGGATGTCATGGTTAACGGCACGCTGATTGCGCACGGTGAAGTGGTGGTTGTGAATGATCGCTATGGTATCCGTCTGACGGACGTTATCAGTCCGCAAGAACGTATCAAGCGGCTCAAGTAA